In one Mycobacterium sp. NBC_00419 genomic region, the following are encoded:
- a CDS encoding acyltransferase, which translates to MTSQPLTAGSAPSLAPVTPPPMQDISFARKLYNRVGLLGFNLFFTYFPSHHVRQAYLRLFGATIGKDSSIFRGTTILDIGNLTIGEACSIGFRCMLDARGGITIGDNVVLASDVHIIGGYHDHNDPSFAPILEPCVIEDYVWVASRSTILSGVTLGRGSVVGGCSMVRGDVAPLAVVAGVPAKVLSTRDPEALRYRPKYRPLFY; encoded by the coding sequence ATGACGAGCCAACCCCTGACCGCCGGAAGTGCGCCGAGCCTTGCGCCGGTCACACCACCGCCGATGCAGGACATCTCGTTTGCACGCAAGCTGTACAACCGGGTCGGCCTGCTCGGCTTCAACCTGTTCTTCACCTACTTCCCGTCCCATCACGTCCGGCAGGCCTATCTGCGGCTCTTCGGTGCCACGATCGGAAAGGACTCGTCGATCTTCCGGGGAACCACCATCCTGGATATCGGCAATCTGACGATCGGGGAGGCCTGCTCGATCGGCTTCCGCTGCATGCTGGACGCCCGCGGCGGAATCACCATCGGCGACAACGTCGTTCTGGCCTCCGATGTGCACATCATCGGGGGCTATCACGACCACAACGACCCGTCGTTCGCGCCGATCCTGGAACCCTGTGTCATCGAGGACTACGTCTGGGTGGCCAGCAGGTCCACCATCCTGTCGGGTGTGACGCTGGGCCGTGGCTCAGTGGTGGGCGGTTGCTCGATGGTCCGCGGCGACGTCGCTCCACTGGCGGTGGTGGCCGGGGTGCCCGCGAAGGTGCTCAGCACCCGTGATCCCGAGGCGCTGCGCTACCGCCCCAAGTACCGGCCGTTGTTCTACTAG
- a CDS encoding GDP-mannose 4,6-dehydratase yields the protein MTSQRQPRGAVLITGATGQDGQYLARLLTASGFTVHGATRPGSLPGRTAFGVVEHPVDLADAGAVLALVRGVAPQYVFHLAGVTSVAASWHDPVTTLSFNSGSTIALLDGCLRVQDELGQPIVVVNASSAEIFSGSSRSPQSEATRISPTSPYGASKALGHMMCGIYRTRGLAAANAILYNHESPLRPTRFVSRKISAAVAGIACGLQDSVRLGDLDTRRDWGWAPDYVDALYRIARHGVGDDFVIATGASYSIADFVRTAFAEVGIDEWQRYVHTDAALKRPTEPVDMVGDPTHAEQTLGWRRTADFPDIVAAMVRHDLDSIATPQHAMRGEI from the coding sequence ATGACATCCCAACGGCAACCGCGCGGTGCCGTACTGATCACCGGTGCGACGGGACAGGACGGCCAGTATCTGGCCCGGCTGCTGACCGCGTCGGGCTTCACGGTGCACGGGGCGACGCGGCCCGGGTCGCTTCCCGGGCGCACCGCATTCGGCGTCGTCGAGCATCCGGTGGATCTGGCGGACGCCGGCGCAGTTCTGGCGCTGGTGAGAGGTGTTGCCCCGCAGTATGTCTTCCACCTGGCGGGCGTCACGTCGGTCGCGGCGTCGTGGCACGACCCGGTGACGACGTTGAGCTTCAACTCGGGTTCGACGATCGCGCTGCTGGACGGCTGCCTGCGGGTACAGGACGAACTGGGTCAGCCCATCGTGGTGGTGAACGCCTCCAGCGCGGAGATCTTCTCGGGTTCGTCTCGATCACCGCAATCGGAGGCCACACGGATCAGCCCGACGTCGCCCTACGGTGCATCCAAAGCGCTCGGGCACATGATGTGTGGGATCTACCGCACGCGGGGCCTCGCGGCAGCCAATGCGATCCTGTACAACCACGAATCACCCCTTCGGCCAACCCGGTTCGTATCCCGCAAGATCAGCGCCGCGGTCGCCGGGATCGCCTGCGGGCTGCAGGACTCGGTGCGCCTCGGTGACCTGGATACCCGCCGTGACTGGGGCTGGGCGCCGGACTATGTCGACGCGCTGTACCGCATCGCGCGCCACGGTGTCGGTGACGACTTCGTGATCGCCACCGGCGCCTCATATTCGATCGCCGACTTCGTCCGGACCGCCTTCGCCGAAGTCGGTATCGACGAGTGGCAGCGGTACGTCCACACCGACGCCGCGTTGAAACGGCCGACCGAACCGGTGGACATGGTGGGGGACCCGACCCATGCCGAACAGACCCTGGGCTGGCGGCGCACGGCGGATTTCCCCGACATCGTCGCGGCGATGGTCCGCCACGATCTGGATTCGATCGCCACACCACAACACGCCATGAGAGGAGAGATATGA
- the puuE gene encoding allantoinase PuuE has translation MSPVDGAAGYPRDMVGYGPNPPHPHWPGEANIAVQFVLNYEEGAENSVLNGDAASETFLSDIVGAQAFPNRHMSMESLYEYGSRAGLWRLLRVFDRRGLPLTVFGVAMALARNPEAVAAFIGRGDEIACHGLRWISYQLVQPEVEREHMAQAVSLITELTGSAPLGWYTGRDSPQTRGLVVEHGGFLYDSDSYADDLPYWTRVNATDHLVVPYALDTNDMRFATAGGFPSGDAFFAHLRDAFDVLYAEGAAGAPKMLSVGLHCRLAGRPGRTASLERFLDHVQSHDKVWVTRRVDIARHWIERFPPL, from the coding sequence GAACATCGCCGTTCAGTTCGTGCTCAACTATGAGGAGGGCGCGGAGAACAGCGTCCTGAACGGCGATGCCGCCTCCGAGACGTTCCTCTCCGACATTGTTGGTGCGCAAGCATTTCCGAACCGCCATATGAGCATGGAGTCGCTCTACGAGTACGGCTCGCGAGCCGGATTGTGGCGTCTGCTGCGGGTTTTCGACAGACGCGGCCTGCCGCTGACGGTGTTCGGGGTGGCGATGGCACTGGCCCGCAACCCCGAGGCGGTGGCGGCCTTCATTGGCCGCGGCGACGAGATCGCCTGCCATGGGCTGCGCTGGATCAGCTATCAGCTCGTTCAGCCGGAGGTGGAACGCGAGCACATGGCGCAGGCCGTCAGCCTCATCACCGAGCTGACCGGATCGGCTCCGCTGGGCTGGTACACCGGCCGTGATTCGCCGCAGACCCGCGGCCTGGTCGTCGAGCACGGCGGCTTCCTCTACGACTCCGACTCCTACGCCGACGACCTGCCGTACTGGACGCGGGTGAACGCAACGGACCACCTGGTCGTGCCCTACGCCCTGGACACCAACGACATGCGGTTCGCCACGGCGGGCGGATTCCCCTCCGGGGACGCCTTTTTCGCGCATCTGCGCGACGCTTTCGACGTGCTGTACGCCGAAGGGGCCGCGGGTGCGCCCAAGATGCTCTCGGTCGGGCTGCACTGTCGGCTGGCGGGGCGGCCCGGCCGAACCGCTTCACTGGAGCGGTTTCTTGACCATGTGCAGTCCCACGACAAGGTATGGGTGACCCGGCGGGTGGACATCGCCCGGCATTGGATCGAGCGGTTTCCGCCGCTGTGA
- a CDS encoding GDP-mannose 4,6-dehydratase, producing MRLIDQPKKSALITGVTGQDGLYLSELLLSRGYTVYGLIRGQNNPKEALLRQTVPGVKIITGDLLDMSSLMRSLTIAEPDEVYNLGAVSYVAYSWRNARLTTDVTGGGVLNLLEAIRLYQDIAGRAVRFYQASSSEMFGKVQQVPQTESTLLWPRSPYGVAKVYGHYMTVNYRESYDMHASSGILFNHESPRRGVEFVTRKVTRAVARIALGTESHVTLGNLDARRDWGFAGDYVEAMYLMLQQDVADDYVICTGRTHSIREMLDIAFASVGIHDWEPYVQLDKSLIRPAEVDLLVGDAAKAQRILGWKPTVGFKELIEMMVFSDLDSESRAMRAAAL from the coding sequence ATGAGACTTATCGACCAGCCGAAGAAGTCGGCATTGATCACCGGTGTGACAGGCCAGGACGGGCTGTACCTGTCGGAGTTGTTGCTGTCGCGGGGCTATACCGTGTACGGACTGATCCGCGGGCAGAACAACCCCAAGGAGGCGCTGCTGCGCCAGACCGTGCCCGGCGTGAAGATCATCACCGGTGACCTGCTCGACATGTCGAGCCTGATGCGGTCGCTGACCATCGCCGAGCCCGACGAGGTCTACAACCTGGGTGCGGTGTCGTATGTGGCGTACTCGTGGCGCAATGCCCGGCTGACGACCGATGTCACCGGCGGCGGCGTGCTCAACCTGCTGGAAGCCATTCGGCTCTACCAGGACATCGCCGGCCGAGCGGTCCGGTTCTACCAGGCGTCGAGTTCGGAGATGTTCGGCAAGGTCCAGCAGGTGCCGCAGACCGAGTCGACGCTGTTGTGGCCACGCTCGCCCTACGGTGTTGCCAAGGTCTACGGCCACTACATGACGGTCAACTATCGCGAGTCCTACGACATGCACGCGAGTTCCGGGATTCTGTTCAATCACGAATCGCCAAGGCGCGGGGTCGAATTCGTCACCCGCAAGGTCACTCGCGCGGTGGCGCGCATCGCGCTCGGCACCGAGAGCCACGTGACCCTGGGCAATCTCGACGCACGGCGTGATTGGGGGTTCGCCGGTGACTACGTGGAGGCGATGTATCTCATGCTGCAGCAGGACGTGGCTGACGACTACGTGATCTGCACCGGCCGGACACATTCCATTCGGGAGATGCTCGACATCGCGTTCGCCAGCGTCGGCATTCACGACTGGGAACCCTATGTCCAGCTGGACAAGTCGCTCATCCGGCCGGCCGAGGTGGACTTACTCGTCGGCGATGCCGCCAAGGCCCAGCGCATCCTCGGCTGGAAACCCACGGTCGGGTTCAAGGAACTCATCGAGATGATGGTGTTCAGTGATCTCGACAGCGAGTCGCGCGCGATGCGTGCTGCCGCGCTGTAG
- a CDS encoding glycosyltransferase, translated as MAIAHDYLTQRGGAEKVVLAISRAFPEAPIFTLLFDPAGTYPEFAERDIRVSPLNRVGPLRRNHRAALPLLPFAAQAMNVDAELVITSSSGWAHGFRAHGDKLVYCYSPARWLYASEMYLGEGAGPVKRSVLAALGPYLKRWDRRAAQSCQRYIAISSITRDRIRDAYGIDAPVVPAPVGMTGYEQARPVRRVLDWLGPAGAVRPGGEFYLCVSRLLPYKNVDQVVRAFGELDRRLVVVGRGPEAQRIRQLAGPNVLMLEGLSDDEMVWLYQNCRAVVAASFEDYGLTPIEAGVWGRPSVVLRWGGFVDTVIDGVTGVFFGRPEAAEIARAVQCLEHSHFDGNTIRSAMERFTEARFIEGLRSEIQATIGVAA; from the coding sequence GTGGCGATTGCTCACGATTACCTGACTCAGCGTGGTGGCGCCGAGAAAGTTGTCTTGGCAATTAGCCGGGCGTTTCCGGAGGCCCCGATTTTCACGTTGCTGTTCGATCCGGCCGGCACGTATCCGGAGTTCGCCGAGCGTGATATCCGAGTATCACCGCTGAACCGCGTCGGCCCGTTGCGGCGCAACCACCGTGCGGCGCTACCGCTGCTCCCGTTCGCCGCGCAGGCTATGAACGTCGATGCCGAGCTGGTGATCACCAGCTCGAGTGGGTGGGCGCACGGCTTTCGCGCCCACGGCGACAAACTCGTCTACTGCTACTCACCGGCCAGATGGCTCTACGCGAGTGAGATGTACCTCGGTGAGGGGGCCGGGCCCGTCAAGAGGTCCGTGCTGGCCGCATTGGGGCCCTACCTCAAACGCTGGGACCGGCGGGCGGCGCAGTCCTGCCAGCGCTACATCGCCATCTCCTCGATCACCCGCGACCGCATCCGCGACGCCTACGGAATCGACGCGCCAGTCGTGCCGGCACCGGTCGGGATGACCGGCTACGAGCAGGCACGGCCCGTGCGCCGGGTACTCGACTGGCTCGGACCCGCCGGTGCCGTGCGTCCCGGGGGCGAGTTCTATCTGTGCGTCTCCCGGTTATTGCCCTACAAGAACGTCGATCAGGTGGTGCGGGCCTTCGGCGAGCTGGACCGGCGGCTGGTCGTCGTCGGCCGCGGCCCGGAGGCGCAGCGAATCCGCCAGCTCGCCGGGCCCAACGTGCTGATGCTCGAAGGCCTGTCGGACGACGAGATGGTCTGGCTCTACCAGAACTGCCGCGCGGTCGTGGCGGCCAGTTTCGAGGATTACGGGCTGACCCCGATCGAGGCGGGGGTATGGGGCAGGCCGAGTGTGGTACTGCGCTGGGGCGGATTTGTCGACACCGTGATCGACGGTGTCACCGGCGTCTTCTTCGGCCGGCCCGAGGCGGCCGAGATCGCCCGCGCTGTGCAGTGTTTGGAACATTCCCATTTCGACGGGAACACGATCCGCAGCGCAATGGAGCGCTTCACCGAGGCCCGATTCATCGAAGGCCTGCGGTCCGAAATACAAGCGACCATAGGGGTGGCGGCATGA